GGGTAGACACCGGACAGGACCTTCATCAGCGTGGACTTGCCGGCGCCGTTTTCGCCGCAGATCGCGTGGATCTCGCCTGCCTTGACCCGGAGGCTTACTTCGGACAGTGCTTTGACGCCGGGAAATTCCTTGGTGATGGAGCGCATCTCCAGAATTACGGGGTCAGTGTGCGTGGGTTGGGACGTCATGTGCCCTTACGCCTCCAATACGTGACTTCTTCGTCCGCCCTCGCAAAGCGCGGGGGTCGTCTGATGAAAAAGTAAACTGGATCACACCGGTTGTCGTCAAGTCTTGAACGCAATTGGCGCATAACAAGTTGGTCTACGTGCTGCGGATCCCCGCGTGCTGGAACACCAGAGCGGCCGCGCCCAGGGCCTCTGCGCGGTCACCCAGCGATGACATCGTCAGGGTTGTGGTTTCGCCCACAACCGGGACGGCGTGCCGGATGAGGCCCCGCCGGATGGGGTCAAGCAGCAGGTCGCCCAGGCCTGCCAGAGGGCCGCCCACCACAATCACTTCGGGATTGATCAGGTTGGCTACGTTGCCCAGGGCGCGCCCCACGGCCTGGCCCGCATCGTCCACCACGCGCAGTGTGGCGGGATCGCGGGCCAGGGCCTTCCGGACGATGTCCGCCGGGCTGGCCGGGGGGTCCTCGCCGCGGCTGAGCAGCTCAATCATGGTGGTGGTGGAGGCGATGGTCTCCAGGCAGCCACGGTTGCCGCAACGGCACACCAGGCCCTGCTCGTGGATGGTGGCGTGGCCGATTTCGCCGGTGATGCCGACCGTGCCGTAGTAGGGCGCTCCGTTGAGGATCAGGCCGGCGCCAATACCCGATCCGATCTTAAGGAACATCAGGTTGCTGACCCCGGTATGGGGCCCCCAGGTGACCTCTGACCACGCGCCGAGATTGGCGTCGTTGTCAACAAAGACGGGCATTTTGAGGGTTTCTTCCAGGTGCTGCAGGATGTTGATGCCCACCCATTCCGGGAGGATGGCACCCTGCGCCACAGTGCCGGTACGGCGGTCGATCGGCCCCGGGATTCCGACGCCGGCACCCACCAGTGCGGCGCGGTCCACGCCGCTTTCCAGCAGGAGCTTGTCCAGCAGCAGCACCGCCGCGTCGATGCCCTCCTCTGACTGGTGGCCCAGCGGGAGCAGGACGGATTCCTCCGCGATCACGTGGTAGCTCAGGGAAGCCAGGACCACGCGCAGATGGCGCCTGCCGAAGTCGATGCCGACGGCTACCGCGCCGTTGCTGTTGAGCCGGACATTCAGCGCCCGGCGGCCGGAACTGGTGATCGGTTCGGTGGACGCCAGGCCCGCGTCCTGCATGATTTTGACGATGTTGGAGACGGTGGCGGTGGACAGCCCGGTCTGCCGTGCAAGCTCGGCCTGGGTGGACGGGCCGCTCATCAGGGTCTCAATGATCCGCTGCTGGTTCAGTTGCCTCAGGGCGGACTGGGACCCTGGATTTTTCGCCCTGCTCTTCGTTGGGCGCGCTGTAGCGGACATAAAAAGTAGATTGCCTTACGTTGGCAGTTGTAGTCAAGAAGTTAACGCAACTGAGTGGCCCGGCACGCGGTTCGGCCAAGAATCGGGCGGGGAAGAAGTTATCCGTGGAGGTCGCGGTGAAGGCGGGCGAGTTCCACATAGCGGGCGGCGTTCTGTTTTACGCCCTCAAACTCTTCGTCGGTAAGTTCCCGCCGGACCTTGGCGGGTACGCCTGCCACCAGCGATCGCGGCGGTACAATCGTCCCCTCCAGGACCACGGCACCGGCCGCCACCAGCGAGCCGGCGCCGATCACTGCACCATTGAGGACGGTCGCGCCCATGCCGATCAGGCAGTCGTCCTCCACGGTGCAACCATGAACGACGGCGGCGTGACCCACGCTGACCCCGGCGCCGACGGTGCAGGGGAAGCCGGGATCCGCGTGCAGCACCACGTTGTCCTGAAGGTTGCTTCCGGGGCCCACCATGATGGCGGCGGTGTCCGCGCGCACGGATACGCCGTAGAAGGCGCTGGAATCCCGGGCGAGGGAGGCGTTGCCGATGACGGACGCGGTGGGGGCGATGAACGCTGTTTCGTGGACGGCCGGAGCATGGCCGGCGAAAGTGTGAAGAGGAGCCATACCGCCAAGCCTAGGACATCCGCCCCCGGCCCCAACTAAGTAGCAGTACATGTCGTTTTGAGCCGTCAAAACGACACTTGCTGCTACTTACTTGGGGGAGGAGGGGGAAGGGGTAGGGAAACGGGCTAGTTGAAGACCACGGTCCGGTTGCCGTCCAGCAGCACCCGGTGCTCGGCGTGCCATTGGAGCGCCTGGGTCAGGGTCCTGCCCTCAACGGCACGGCCCATCTGCACAAACTGTTCCGGGGTCCGGGCGTGGTCCACCCGGATGACTTCCTGCTCAATGATGGGGCCTTCATCCAGGGCGGCCGTGACGTAATGTGCGGTGGCGCCGATCAGCTTCACCCCGCGGGCGTGGGCCTGGTGGTAGGGCTTGGCGCCCTTGAAGGAGGGGAGGAATGAGTGGTGGATATTGATGGCCTTGCCGGTCAGTTCCGCGCAGAGCTCATCGGAAATGATCTGCATGTAGCGGGCCAGCACGGTGAGTTCGATGTCGTGTTCGGCCATGAGGGCTCGCAGCTTGGCCTCGGCCTCCACTTTGGTGTCCGGCGTGACCGGAATGTAGTGGAAGGGGATGCCGTAGAACTCGGCAAGGCCGGCGAGGTCCCGGTGGTTCGAGACGATGGCCGGGATATCGATGGGCAGGGTGCCGGAGCGCTGCTGGAAGAGGATGTCGTTGAGGCAGTGCGCGGACGTGCTGGCCATCAGCAGGGTCCGCACCTTCCGCCCCACAGCGTTGAGGCCCCACTGCATCCCGAACGCGTCCGCCACCGGCTCGAGGGCGGCGTGAAGCTCGGCGCGGGAGGCCGTCGTCGTGGCTTCCACGCGCATAAAGAAGTTGCCCGTGGCGGGGCTGCCGTACTGCTGCGAGTCCAAAATATTACAGCCGGCCACCAGCAGGGCGCCCGCCACCGCATGGACGATTCCCGGGCGGTCCGGGCAGGACAGTGTTAGTACGTACGCTTTGGTCAGCTGCTCATCAGTCACGATATTTAGCCTACCCGCGGGGCCCGGCCGTTTTTGGTAGTCTGGGCTGGTCGCAACTGGCGTTGGGTGGCTTAACCACCAGGGAGCGGCAATCACGAAGACCACGGATCGTACGCCTGGGCCGAGGGTCATGTCTTGCCGGAAAGAGCTGGAACCTGAGGGGACCAGTTTCGTCCTGCGCGCGTTCACCCCCTGTCATGTAGGGGCGGTGCCGAACGCCAGCCGGTAGCCTGACCTTAGCAGTGCCCGTATCCCTAGCCAGGAGTTTTTCGTGACTACTACCGCCACCACCACAGCAGAAGTCAGCAACCAGCCGCTGGCCGAGCTCGACCCCGAAATCGCTGCAGTCCTTGCACAGGAACTTGGCCGCCAGCGCGGCACCCTGGAAATGATTGCTTCCGAGAACTTCGCCCCGCGCGCCGTGATGGAAGCCCAGGGCTCGGTCCTTACGAACAAATACGCCGAGGGTTACCCCGGCCGCCGCTACTACGGTGGCTGCGAATATGTGGACATCGCCGAGCAGTTGGCCATCGACCGCGTCAAGGCCCTCTTCGGCGCCGAGTACGCCAACGTCCAGCCGCACTCCGGTGCGCAGGCGAACGCGGCGGCACTGTCCGCCATGATCACCCCGGGTGACAAGATCCTGGGACTGTCCCTGGCACACGGCGGCCACCTGACCCACGGCATGAAGCTGAACTTCTCCGGCAAGCTGTACAACGTGGCTGCCTACCAGGTGGAGGAAGACACCTTCCGCGTGGACATGGACAAGTTGCGCGAACAGGCCATCGCCGAGAAGCCGCAGGTCATCATCGCCGGCTGGTCCGCGTACCCGCGCCACCTCGACTTCGAAGCCTTCCGCTCCATCGCCGATGAGGTGGGTGCGCTGCTCTGGACCGACATGGCGCACTTCGCCGGCCTGGTAGCCGCCGGCCTGCACCCGAGCCCGGTGCCGTACTCCGACGTCGTCACCTCCACGGTTCATAAGACCCTGGCCGGGCCGCGCTCCGGTGTGATCCTGGCGAAGCAGGAGTGGGCCAAGAAGATCAACTCCAACGTCTTCCCCGGCCAGCAGGGCGGCCCGCTGATGCACGTCATCGCCGCCAAGGCCGTGGCCTTCAAGATCGCAGGCACCGAGGAGTTCAAGGAACGCCAGGAGCGTGTGCTCGAAGGCGCCAGGATCATCGCGGACCGCCTCAACCAGGCTGATGTCGCCGAGGCCGGCGTCTCTGTCCTCACCGGCGGAACCGACGTCCACCTGGTCCTGGTGGACCTGCGCAACTCGCAGCTGGACGGCCAGCAGGCAGAAGACCTCCTGCACTCCGTGGGCATCACGGTGAACCGCAACGCCGTTCCGTTCGACCCGCGTCCGCCGATGGTCACCTCCGGCCTTCGCATCGGCACCCCCGCCCTGGCCACCCGAGGCTTCGGGGCCCGGGAGTTCACCGAGGTCGCCGAGATCATCGCCACCGCGCTGAAAGCCGGCTCGGCCACCGACGTCGAGGCCCTGCAGTCCCGCGTCGACAAGCTTGCCGCCGACTTCCCGCTGTACCCGCAGCACGAGCAGTGGTGATCCATGACTAAGACCCAAACTGCCAAGGTTCTTGACGGCAAGGCCGCCGCCGCCGCCATCAAGTCTGAGCTCGTTGAACGTGTTGCGGCCCTGAAGGCCAAAGGCGTCGTCCCCGGCATTGCCACCGTTCTTGTGGGGGCGGACCCGGCCTCGCAGCTCTACGTGTCGATGAAACACAAACAGTCAGCGGCGATCGGCATGAATTCGATCCAGCGCGAGCTGCCGGCGGATTCCACCCAGGAACAGGTTGAGGCCCTCATTGACGAACTCAATGCGGACCCGGCCTGTCACGGGTACATCGTGCAGTTGCCGCTGCCCAAGCATTTGGATACTGATGCCATCCTGGAGCGGATTGACCCCGCCAAGGACGCGGACGGCCTGCACCCGACCAACCTAGGCCGGCTGGTGCTCAACGTCAGCGGCGAGATCACCTCGCCGCTGCCGTGCACCCCCCGCGGCGTCATCGAGCTCCTGGAGCGGAACGGCTACAGCCTCGCGGGCAAGCACGTCGTTGTGGTGGGGCGCGGTGTCACGGTGGGCCGTACCATCGGCCTGCTGCTCACGCGCCGGTCCGTGAACGCCACCGTCACGCTGACGCACACCGGCACGGAGAACCTCTCCGAGCTGCTGCGGCAGGCCGACGTCATTGTGGGTGCCGCAGGGGTCAAGCACATCGTCAAGGCCGCGGACGTCAAGCCCGGTGCCGCGCTGCTCGACGTTGGTGTCACCCGTGAAACCGACCCCGAGACGGGCAAGAGCAAGGTCCACGGCGACATCGATCCCGCCGCTGCCGAAGTGGCCGGATGGATTTCGCCGAACCCCGGCGGCGTGGGCCCCATGACCGTGGCGCTGCTCATGACCAATGTGGTCGAAGCCGCGGAACGCCAGGTGGCACAGGAAAGCGGTTCGGCAACCGCGTAGCTCACAAGAAACATCGCGCCCGACGGCGGGCCGCACCTTTTTCGCGCAAGGTGCGGGCCGCCGTCGGCCGTTCCACCTCAACCCAACAAGAGCCAGGTGCAAGGCCCCTTTCCCATTCAGGGAGCCTCCATTAGTCTGCGGAGGGTGCACAACAAAGCCATCATGTCCTCCACCCCGCCCGGTGGCCTTCCCGCCCGGCAGGATACGGTCATCACCGCCGAGGACCTGCGCAAGACCTACGGTGAGGTTGCCGCCGTCGACGGTATCTCCTTCAGCGTGCCGGCAGGGGAGTCCTTCGGCCTGCTCGGCCCGAACGGGGCCGGCAAGTCCACCACGATGAAGATGATCGGCGCGGTCACGCAGCGGACGTCCGGGAAGCTCAGCATCATGGGCCTGGACCCGGACAGCCACGGGCCCGAGGTCCGCGCGCACCTTGGCGTGGTTCCGCAGCAGGACAACCTGGACGAGGAACTCAGGGTCCGGGACAATCTCCTGGTCTACGGCCGCTATTTCGGCCTGCCCATGAGCTACCTGAAGCCGAAGGCTGACGAACTGCTCGAATTCGCCCAGCTCACGGACAAGGCCAAGTCCAAGGTGGATGCGCTGTCCGGCGGCATGAAACGGCGGCTGACCATCGCGCGTTCGCTGATCAACGAGCCGCAGATCCTGCTGCTGGACGAGCCCACCACGGGTCTGGATCCGCAGGCCCGGCATACGCTCTGGGACCGGCTCTTCCGGCTCAAGGAACAGGGCGTCACCCTGATCCTGACCACGCATTACATGGACGAGGCCGAACAGCTGTGCGACAGGCTGATTGTGGTGGACAAGGGCCGCATCATGGCCGAGGGATCACCCGCGCAGCTGATCCGCGAGCACTCCACCCGGGAAGTGCTGGAACTGCGCTTCGGGTCCGAACGCAACGTCACCATCGCCGGCGAGCTGCAAGGGATTGGCGAACGCCTCGAAGTGCTTCCGGACCGGGTGCTGATGTACACGCACGACGGCGAGGCGGCCCTTGAGCAGGTCTCTTCCCGTGGCCTCCGGCCGTTGACTTCGCTGGTCCGCCGGTCGTCCTTGGAGGACGTGTTCCTGCGCCTGACGGGCCGGAGCCTCGTTGACTGATCAGGCCCGCGCCCACCCGCCGGCCGTCTCCGCGGCGAGGGCGCGGCGCTGGGGTGCGTTCTACTACGCCGAGCAGGTGCTCCGCGTGATGAAGGGCTACGGCTGGTCCATCCTGATGTACAGCGTGGGGCAGCCGGTGGCGTACCTGTTTGCGATGGGGGTGGGGCTGGCCACCCTGGTGGACGCCGGGGCCGCGGGATCCTTCGGGGGCGTCAGCTATCTGGCCTTCATTGCTCCGGCGCTGCTCGTTTCGGCGGCGGTGATGACCGCCGCCAACGAGTTCACGTTCCCCGTGATGGACGGATTCAAGTGGCGCCGGATCTACTACGGGCCGCACGCTTCCCCGCTCGCCCCGCAGCAGATTGCCGCCGGGCAGATCATGGCCGTGACGGTGCGCCTGCTGGTGCAGTCGGCAATCTACTTTGCGGTTGTGGGATTGTTCGGTGCGTCCCCGTCCGGCTGGGGTTGGGCCGGGATTGTGGTGGCCACCCTCGCTGGGCTCTCGTTTGGCTTGCCGCTGATGGCCTATGCCGCGTCCATAAAGGAAGACAAGGGCCAGTTCGCGCTGGTGATGCGCTTCATTGTGATGCCGCTCTTCCTTTTCTCCGGAACGTTCTTCCCGCTGGACACGCTGCCCCTGGCCGTCCGCTGGATCGGCTGGATCTCGCCGATCTGGCACGGAACACAGCTGGGCCGCGTCTTCAGCTACGGCTACCGCGAGCCGCCGGTTCTCACGGCGGTGCACATCGCGGTGCTGGCTGCGCTGGCGGTGCTCGGATGGGTCCTGACGAAGCGCCAGTTCATCCGGAGGCTGGGGCAATGAGCACCGTCCCCGGCAGCAGCGTCAGGGGCCCGCGCCACAGCGTCACGGAGCTCGCGCGCAACAGGACGTTCGGTCCGCTGTATTCCCGTAAC
The window above is part of the Pseudarthrobacter sp. IC2-21 genome. Proteins encoded here:
- a CDS encoding ROK family transcriptional regulator gives rise to the protein MSATARPTKSRAKNPGSQSALRQLNQQRIIETLMSGPSTQAELARQTGLSTATVSNIVKIMQDAGLASTEPITSSGRRALNVRLNSNGAVAVGIDFGRRHLRVVLASLSYHVIAEESVLLPLGHQSEEGIDAAVLLLDKLLLESGVDRAALVGAGVGIPGPIDRRTGTVAQGAILPEWVGINILQHLEETLKMPVFVDNDANLGAWSEVTWGPHTGVSNLMFLKIGSGIGAGLILNGAPYYGTVGITGEIGHATIHEQGLVCRCGNRGCLETIASTTTMIELLSRGEDPPASPADIVRKALARDPATLRVVDDAGQAVGRALGNVANLINPEVIVVGGPLAGLGDLLLDPIRRGLIRHAVPVVGETTTLTMSSLGDRAEALGAAALVFQHAGIRST
- a CDS encoding gamma carbonic anhydrase family protein, translating into MAPLHTFAGHAPAVHETAFIAPTASVIGNASLARDSSAFYGVSVRADTAAIMVGPGSNLQDNVVLHADPGFPCTVGAGVSVGHAAVVHGCTVEDDCLIGMGATVLNGAVIGAGSLVAAGAVVLEGTIVPPRSLVAGVPAKVRRELTDEEFEGVKQNAARYVELARLHRDLHG
- the purU gene encoding formyltetrahydrofolate deformylase; the protein is MTDEQLTKAYVLTLSCPDRPGIVHAVAGALLVAGCNILDSQQYGSPATGNFFMRVEATTTASRAELHAALEPVADAFGMQWGLNAVGRKVRTLLMASTSAHCLNDILFQQRSGTLPIDIPAIVSNHRDLAGLAEFYGIPFHYIPVTPDTKVEAEAKLRALMAEHDIELTVLARYMQIISDELCAELTGKAINIHHSFLPSFKGAKPYHQAHARGVKLIGATAHYVTAALDEGPIIEQEVIRVDHARTPEQFVQMGRAVEGRTLTQALQWHAEHRVLLDGNRTVVFN
- the glyA gene encoding serine hydroxymethyltransferase, with the translated sequence MTTTATTTAEVSNQPLAELDPEIAAVLAQELGRQRGTLEMIASENFAPRAVMEAQGSVLTNKYAEGYPGRRYYGGCEYVDIAEQLAIDRVKALFGAEYANVQPHSGAQANAAALSAMITPGDKILGLSLAHGGHLTHGMKLNFSGKLYNVAAYQVEEDTFRVDMDKLREQAIAEKPQVIIAGWSAYPRHLDFEAFRSIADEVGALLWTDMAHFAGLVAAGLHPSPVPYSDVVTSTVHKTLAGPRSGVILAKQEWAKKINSNVFPGQQGGPLMHVIAAKAVAFKIAGTEEFKERQERVLEGARIIADRLNQADVAEAGVSVLTGGTDVHLVLVDLRNSQLDGQQAEDLLHSVGITVNRNAVPFDPRPPMVTSGLRIGTPALATRGFGAREFTEVAEIIATALKAGSATDVEALQSRVDKLAADFPLYPQHEQW
- a CDS encoding bifunctional methylenetetrahydrofolate dehydrogenase/methenyltetrahydrofolate cyclohydrolase; the encoded protein is MTKTQTAKVLDGKAAAAAIKSELVERVAALKAKGVVPGIATVLVGADPASQLYVSMKHKQSAAIGMNSIQRELPADSTQEQVEALIDELNADPACHGYIVQLPLPKHLDTDAILERIDPAKDADGLHPTNLGRLVLNVSGEITSPLPCTPRGVIELLERNGYSLAGKHVVVVGRGVTVGRTIGLLLTRRSVNATVTLTHTGTENLSELLRQADVIVGAAGVKHIVKAADVKPGAALLDVGVTRETDPETGKSKVHGDIDPAAAEVAGWISPNPGGVGPMTVALLMTNVVEAAERQVAQESGSATA
- a CDS encoding ABC transporter ATP-binding protein; the protein is MSSTPPGGLPARQDTVITAEDLRKTYGEVAAVDGISFSVPAGESFGLLGPNGAGKSTTMKMIGAVTQRTSGKLSIMGLDPDSHGPEVRAHLGVVPQQDNLDEELRVRDNLLVYGRYFGLPMSYLKPKADELLEFAQLTDKAKSKVDALSGGMKRRLTIARSLINEPQILLLDEPTTGLDPQARHTLWDRLFRLKEQGVTLILTTHYMDEAEQLCDRLIVVDKGRIMAEGSPAQLIREHSTREVLELRFGSERNVTIAGELQGIGERLEVLPDRVLMYTHDGEAALEQVSSRGLRPLTSLVRRSSLEDVFLRLTGRSLVD
- a CDS encoding ABC transporter permease is translated as MTDQARAHPPAVSAARARRWGAFYYAEQVLRVMKGYGWSILMYSVGQPVAYLFAMGVGLATLVDAGAAGSFGGVSYLAFIAPALLVSAAVMTAANEFTFPVMDGFKWRRIYYGPHASPLAPQQIAAGQIMAVTVRLLVQSAIYFAVVGLFGASPSGWGWAGIVVATLAGLSFGLPLMAYAASIKEDKGQFALVMRFIVMPLFLFSGTFFPLDTLPLAVRWIGWISPIWHGTQLGRVFSYGYREPPVLTAVHIAVLAALAVLGWVLTKRQFIRRLGQ